A single window of Shewanella sp. Choline-02u-19 DNA harbors:
- a CDS encoding SpoVR family protein, giving the protein MDKTEKRKPLDDGPDWNFDLLQTYLTEIERVAHHYRLDAYPNQIEVITAEQMMDAYAGIGMPIGYTHWSFGKRFIETEQGYKRGQMGLAYEIVINSDPCIAYLMEENTITMQALVMAHASFGHNSFFKGNYLFKTWTDASSIIDYLVFARNYISECEELHGVERVESIIDSCHALMSFGVDRYKRPSEISFKEEKMRQKDREAYLQSQVNDLWRTVPETPQEQLKAKKQHFPAEPQENILYFIEKNAPLLEPWQREVVRIVRKMGQYFYPQKQTQVMNEGWATFWHYTILNHLYDEGLVTDRFMLEFLQSHTNVVVQPSYNSPHYSGINPYALGFNMFIDIRRICEKPTEEDKQWFPDIAGSDWLTTLHFAMENFKDESFISQYLSPNIIRQFKLFSILDDDNKNHLAVSAIHDERGYKEIREKLSQQYNLSNLEPNIQVHNVEVSGDRSLTLRYVPNARIPLADSRHEVVKHIHRLWGFDVRIEQAENGENKVIAASPECKLDNSANI; this is encoded by the coding sequence ATGGACAAAACAGAAAAAAGAAAACCATTAGATGATGGACCCGATTGGAACTTCGATCTGCTTCAAACCTATTTAACAGAAATAGAGCGCGTCGCTCACCATTACCGATTAGACGCCTATCCAAATCAAATAGAAGTTATTACGGCCGAGCAAATGATGGACGCTTACGCAGGTATAGGCATGCCTATTGGTTACACCCATTGGTCCTTCGGCAAACGTTTTATCGAAACGGAACAAGGTTATAAGCGTGGGCAAATGGGCTTAGCTTATGAAATTGTCATCAATTCAGATCCCTGCATCGCCTATCTAATGGAGGAAAATACCATCACCATGCAAGCCTTAGTCATGGCTCACGCAAGTTTTGGTCATAATAGCTTTTTTAAAGGTAATTATCTGTTTAAGACATGGACTGATGCTAGCTCCATTATTGATTACTTAGTGTTTGCCCGAAATTATATCAGTGAATGTGAGGAGTTACATGGTGTTGAAAGAGTGGAAAGCATCATTGATTCATGCCATGCACTCATGAGTTTCGGTGTAGATAGATATAAACGTCCAAGTGAGATCTCCTTTAAAGAGGAGAAAATGCGTCAAAAAGATAGAGAAGCCTATTTACAGAGCCAAGTTAATGATCTCTGGCGCACCGTGCCAGAAACGCCTCAAGAACAGTTAAAGGCCAAAAAGCAACATTTCCCCGCTGAACCGCAAGAGAATATATTGTATTTCATTGAGAAGAATGCACCGCTTCTAGAACCTTGGCAAAGGGAGGTTGTTCGCATTGTGAGAAAAATGGGCCAATACTTCTACCCGCAAAAACAGACCCAAGTGATGAACGAAGGCTGGGCTACCTTTTGGCATTACACCATTCTTAATCATCTTTATGATGAAGGGCTGGTGACCGATAGATTTATGTTGGAGTTTTTACAAAGCCACACTAATGTTGTCGTTCAACCCAGCTACAATAGCCCGCATTATAGTGGTATTAACCCTTATGCCCTTGGCTTCAACATGTTTATTGATATTCGTCGAATATGTGAAAAACCAACCGAAGAAGATAAACAATGGTTTCCAGATATTGCAGGCAGCGATTGGCTAACAACACTGCACTTTGCCATGGAAAACTTCAAGGATGAAAGTTTTATTAGCCAATATCTTTCACCTAACATCATTCGACAGTTTAAGTTGTTTTCGATCCTAGATGACGACAATAAGAATCACCTTGCAGTTTCAGCTATTCATGATGAACGAGGGTACAAAGAGATAAGAGAAAAATTATCGCAACAGTATAACTTGTCTAATTTAGAGCCTAATATTCAAGTCCATAATGTGGAAGTATCGGGTGATAGGTCTCTAACACTGCGTTATGTTCCAAACGCGAGGATCCCGTTAGCTGATAGCCGACATGAGGTTGTCAAACATATCCATCGTTTATGGGGATTTGATGTGCGGATTGAGCAAGCTGAAAATGGAGAGAACAAAGTGATAGCCGCCAGCCCTGAATGCAAGCTTGATAACTCCGCGAATATTTAA
- the rplY gene encoding 50S ribosomal protein L25 translates to MSYTIPAQIRTEIGKGSSRRLRHANKVPAVIYGPGKEAISIVFDHKDIINIQGNDDFYNTDLTIALDGKDVLVRVQDMQRHAYKILVEHIDFKFA, encoded by the coding sequence ATGTCTTATACTATTCCTGCACAAATCCGCACTGAAATAGGGAAAGGTTCGAGCCGCCGCCTACGTCATGCTAACAAAGTTCCTGCTGTTATCTATGGTCCAGGTAAAGAAGCTATCTCTATTGTTTTTGATCATAAAGATATCATCAACATCCAAGGGAACGACGATTTTTACAATACTGACCTAACTATCGCTTTAGATGGTAAAGATGTATTAGTACGAGTTCAAGACATGCAACGTCATGCGTACAAGATTTTAGTTGAACATATTGACTTTAAATTTGCTTAA
- a CDS encoding DUF882 domain-containing protein, with translation MTVVCSARRQLLLGLGGVAMFSMLPTKAQASRSTKGVRSLGFYNRHTGEREQGSYWIDGDYQADILTGFNQVLRDHRQNESVPMDKRLFDFAYQLKTSLSFDDEFHIISGYRSPKTNEMLAKRSHGVAKKSYHMKGMALDIAIPGVKLADVRSAAIALKLGGVGYYPNSGFVHIDTGPIRSW, from the coding sequence GTGACCGTAGTATGTTCTGCTCGTAGACAGTTATTATTAGGCCTTGGTGGTGTTGCAATGTTTTCTATGCTTCCAACAAAGGCACAGGCAAGTCGTTCAACCAAGGGGGTGCGCAGTTTAGGGTTTTACAACCGCCATACCGGTGAGAGAGAGCAGGGAAGCTATTGGATCGATGGTGATTATCAAGCGGATATTTTGACCGGTTTTAATCAAGTACTACGAGATCATCGCCAGAATGAATCAGTTCCTATGGATAAACGTTTATTTGATTTTGCGTATCAATTGAAAACATCACTGAGTTTTGATGATGAATTTCATATCATATCGGGCTACCGTTCTCCAAAAACGAATGAAATGTTGGCAAAAAGAAGTCATGGTGTTGCAAAGAAAAGTTACCATATGAAAGGAATGGCCTTAGATATCGCTATCCCTGGTGTGAAACTCGCAGATGTAAGAAGTGCTGCCATTGCACTTAAATTAGGCGGTGTCGGTTATTATCCTAATTCTGGTTTTGTACATATCGATACGGGGCCTATCCGAAGCTGGTAA
- a CDS encoding L,D-transpeptidase family protein — MSLNGYADERITRAEKMLYQQVSLLALVDTDGKFVQYKEALSINKLSSKELNQLESDIELFWSEHHIPIRNKGLTEISDPFVRAMGLEPQLNGYLQVQNRIRHLQWLAEQDWWQPIIIDGLIRPGTNHPVFPVIVKRLWLLGDAKSAVTESTVLNEDIVDALKRFQQRHGLKADGIIGPETVKWLNVPPEQRASILAKNYIQRAEFMAQRDERFLVINIPAFEMELFNKGKVELFSRVIVGKPYRPTPLLSSSISNVVINPSWRVPKTILHKDLLPQVRKDGNYIATRNFDVFDRNNNLVVRTPQQWSDLARGPFPFRFVQRPGRTNTLGRYKFYFPNDFSVYLHDTADPNLFERSNRALSSGCIRVENVEGLANWMAANLVKDKQTWVDRHADRNRTQWFALNATLNVHLVYWTAWIDASNQTQFRNDIYQIRAATSFADTASAQINDL; from the coding sequence ATGAGCTTGAATGGATATGCTGATGAACGAATTACACGTGCTGAAAAGATGTTATACCAACAGGTGTCTTTGCTTGCATTAGTCGATACTGACGGCAAGTTTGTTCAGTATAAAGAAGCACTCTCTATTAACAAACTCTCCTCTAAAGAGTTAAATCAGCTCGAAAGTGATATCGAACTATTTTGGAGTGAACATCATATACCCATTAGAAACAAAGGATTAACTGAAATTAGTGATCCTTTCGTTAGGGCTATGGGTTTAGAACCACAATTAAATGGTTATCTGCAGGTTCAAAATCGTATCCGCCATTTGCAATGGTTAGCTGAACAAGATTGGTGGCAGCCGATAATCATTGACGGTTTGATCCGCCCTGGAACAAATCATCCGGTTTTTCCCGTTATTGTTAAGCGATTATGGTTGCTTGGTGATGCTAAAAGTGCCGTTACAGAGTCTACAGTGCTAAATGAAGATATTGTTGATGCATTAAAACGTTTTCAACAAAGGCATGGCTTGAAAGCTGATGGGATTATTGGCCCTGAAACGGTAAAGTGGTTAAATGTGCCCCCAGAGCAGCGCGCATCTATTCTGGCTAAAAATTATATCCAACGAGCCGAGTTTATGGCTCAACGTGACGAACGTTTTCTGGTGATCAATATACCTGCATTCGAAATGGAATTGTTTAATAAGGGAAAGGTTGAGCTTTTTTCAAGGGTAATAGTCGGAAAACCTTACAGACCAACGCCGTTACTTAGTAGTTCAATCTCTAATGTCGTGATCAATCCGAGCTGGCGAGTACCAAAAACAATCCTCCATAAAGACTTGCTGCCACAAGTAAGAAAAGACGGTAATTATATCGCTACGCGTAATTTTGATGTATTTGATCGTAATAATAATTTGGTGGTGAGAACACCGCAGCAGTGGAGTGATCTGGCAAGAGGACCTTTTCCTTTTAGATTTGTGCAACGTCCAGGTAGAACGAATACATTAGGCCGTTATAAATTTTATTTTCCAAATGACTTTAGTGTTTACCTTCATGACACGGCTGATCCAAACTTGTTTGAGCGCAGTAATCGGGCACTTTCATCAGGGTGTATACGGGTTGAAAATGTTGAAGGCTTAGCTAATTGGATGGCGGCAAATTTAGTTAAAGATAAACAGACATGGGTCGATAGACATGCCGACCGAAACCGGACCCAATGGTTTGCGTTAAATGCCACTCTCAACGTGCATTTGGTTTATTGGACTGCTTGGATAGATGCGTCCAATCAGACACAATTTAGAAATGACATCTACCAAATACGGGCTGCTACTAGCTTTGCAGATACCGCCAGTGCTCAAATCAACGACTTATAA
- a CDS encoding type II secretion system protein encodes MKQNSKGFTLIELVVVIIVLGILAVVAAPKFINLSQDAHDASIKSTFGSFTSGVKLYHSCWLASGKSGYQVDVSCYGDGTLDSGVTGFPLGIDTTLSESGTRLQGKFCKEIWQGLLENDEYTLESHGNNTFDKSDDIIYWYSGGVLSNANTYCYYNYIADDRTKDAKNWVLKYYPNTGKTEVEKGVLSYP; translated from the coding sequence ATGAAGCAAAACTCGAAAGGGTTTACCCTAATAGAACTTGTTGTCGTTATTATTGTGCTCGGTATTTTAGCCGTAGTGGCAGCGCCAAAATTTATCAATCTAAGCCAAGATGCCCATGATGCGTCGATTAAAAGTACTTTTGGCAGCTTTACCTCTGGTGTGAAGCTTTATCACAGTTGTTGGTTGGCGTCTGGTAAAAGCGGTTATCAAGTCGATGTAAGCTGTTATGGTGATGGGACATTAGATTCAGGGGTGACGGGGTTCCCACTCGGTATAGATACCACTTTGAGTGAAAGTGGTACAAGGCTGCAGGGAAAATTTTGCAAAGAAATATGGCAAGGCCTGCTTGAAAATGACGAATATACTTTAGAGAGCCACGGTAACAATACGTTCGATAAAAGCGATGACATTATTTATTGGTATTCAGGTGGTGTGTTAAGTAATGCTAATACTTATTGTTATTACAACTATATCGCTGATGATCGTACAAAAGACGCAAAAAACTGGGTACTAAAATACTATCCCAATACTGGTAAGACAGAGGTTGAGAAAGGGGTTCTTAGTTACCCATAA
- the pgsA gene encoding CDP-diacylglycerol--glycerol-3-phosphate 3-phosphatidyltransferase gives MPFNIPIALTLFRLLLLPVFIVLFYMPDSWALFAAAFVFWLAAVTDALDGYAARKLKQSTRFGAFLDPVADKIMVTTALVLLVAQYDSVWLTLPALFMIGREIVISALREWMAEIGKRGTVAVSWIGKYKTAAQMTAITGLIWQPNDFITYSAFGLFYVAAVLTFWSMMSYILAAWGDLTAE, from the coding sequence ATGCCGTTTAACATTCCTATTGCGTTAACACTTTTCAGGTTGTTACTGTTACCAGTGTTTATCGTTCTTTTTTACATGCCTGACAGTTGGGCCCTTTTCGCCGCAGCTTTTGTTTTCTGGTTAGCCGCGGTTACCGATGCGCTCGATGGATACGCTGCACGAAAACTAAAACAATCGACTCGATTTGGTGCTTTCCTTGACCCCGTAGCTGACAAAATCATGGTGACCACTGCATTAGTTCTGCTAGTGGCTCAATACGATAGTGTGTGGTTGACATTACCGGCATTATTTATGATTGGCAGGGAGATTGTTATTTCTGCTTTAAGAGAGTGGATGGCTGAAATAGGTAAACGAGGCACAGTAGCCGTCTCTTGGATCGGTAAATATAAAACAGCGGCACAGATGACTGCGATTACAGGATTAATATGGCAGCCAAACGATTTTATTACTTATAGTGCATTTGGTTTGTTTTATGTTGCTGCAGTTCTCACTTTTTGGTCAATGATGAGCTATATACTTGCCGCTTGGGGCGATTTAACAGCCGAGTAG
- the uvrC gene encoding excinuclease ABC subunit UvrC, which produces MTAAFNSDEFLQTVTSSPGVYRMYDVADTVIYVGKAKDLKKRLSSYFRKNLANVKTQALVSRIVNIDVTVTHSETDALILENDYIKQYMPKYNVLLRDDKSYPYILLSNHKHPRLSYHRGPKRDKGQYFGPYPNGGAVRESLHLLQKIFPIRQCDDLYYKARSRPCLQYQIGRCSAPCVDLISPKDYQEQVTLAGLFLKGKDQQVTKALVEKMEQAASELHYEDAARYRDQITALRRVAEQQEVSHSSGDMDVIGVHFASGVACFHLLFIREGKIFGSRSYYPKVPVDTELSEVLRAFMFQFYLNSDSQRITPKEILVSDAFEEQGQLADAIKAAQEKKVDIKSQVRGERARFLRLALTNATNAVNTRLSHKNTVEQRFLLLEEAIEVSHKIQRMECFDISHTMGESTVASCVVFNREGPHKADYRRYNINGITPGDDYAAMKQAISRRFDKVVSGGKIPDILFIDGGIGQLRIAQKIVDEKFVALDHAPTLIGVAKGEGRKPGLETLIYGENEVSFSLPADSGALHLIQQIRDESHRFAITGHRNKRQKTRNTSSLESIEGVGPKRRKALLQHLGGLQEVKGASVAELGKVPGISLEMAQTIHDALRG; this is translated from the coding sequence ATGACAGCAGCGTTTAATTCAGATGAGTTTTTGCAAACGGTGACATCTTCGCCTGGTGTTTACCGGATGTATGATGTTGCAGATACCGTTATTTATGTCGGTAAAGCAAAAGATCTTAAAAAGCGGTTATCTTCCTATTTTCGTAAAAATTTAGCCAATGTAAAAACTCAAGCATTGGTATCAAGAATCGTCAATATCGATGTCACAGTCACGCACAGTGAAACCGATGCTCTCATTCTAGAAAACGATTATATAAAGCAGTACATGCCTAAATATAATGTACTGCTTAGAGATGATAAGTCCTATCCCTATATTTTATTAAGTAACCATAAGCACCCAAGGCTCTCTTATCACAGGGGTCCTAAAAGAGATAAAGGCCAATATTTTGGACCTTATCCTAATGGTGGCGCTGTGCGTGAGAGTTTGCATCTACTGCAAAAAATATTCCCAATTCGTCAATGTGATGATTTGTATTACAAAGCAAGATCTCGTCCTTGCTTGCAGTATCAAATTGGTCGTTGTAGTGCACCGTGCGTAGATCTTATATCGCCTAAAGACTATCAAGAACAAGTCACATTAGCTGGGCTGTTTTTAAAAGGTAAAGATCAACAGGTTACCAAAGCACTTGTCGAAAAGATGGAGCAAGCGGCCAGTGAACTCCATTATGAAGACGCCGCTCGTTACCGAGACCAGATCACAGCGCTAAGGCGAGTTGCGGAGCAACAAGAGGTATCTCACTCTTCTGGTGATATGGACGTGATAGGTGTTCACTTCGCATCTGGAGTGGCTTGTTTTCATCTGTTGTTTATTCGTGAAGGAAAGATTTTTGGTAGCCGAAGTTACTATCCAAAAGTGCCGGTTGATACGGAATTGTCTGAAGTGTTACGCGCCTTCATGTTTCAATTTTATCTTAATTCGGACAGCCAACGAATAACGCCTAAAGAGATCCTTGTCAGTGACGCTTTTGAAGAGCAAGGGCAACTTGCTGATGCCATTAAAGCTGCTCAAGAAAAAAAAGTAGATATAAAGAGTCAAGTGCGAGGCGAACGTGCCCGTTTCTTGCGATTAGCGCTAACCAATGCGACCAATGCGGTTAATACCAGGCTGTCACATAAGAATACCGTTGAGCAACGCTTCTTGTTACTAGAAGAAGCGATTGAAGTCAGTCATAAAATACAGCGAATGGAATGTTTTGATATCAGCCACACCATGGGGGAAAGTACGGTTGCTTCTTGCGTTGTATTTAACAGAGAAGGTCCGCACAAAGCCGATTACCGTCGTTATAATATAAATGGCATTACTCCCGGGGATGACTACGCTGCAATGAAGCAAGCCATTAGTCGCCGTTTTGATAAGGTTGTTAGTGGTGGCAAGATACCTGATATTTTGTTTATTGATGGCGGAATAGGGCAGTTACGCATCGCCCAAAAGATAGTAGATGAGAAATTTGTTGCGTTAGATCACGCGCCTACATTAATTGGTGTTGCCAAAGGGGAAGGCAGAAAACCTGGCCTTGAAACATTGATCTATGGCGAAAATGAAGTGTCTTTTTCCCTGCCCGCAGATTCCGGTGCCCTACACTTGATCCAACAAATACGTGATGAGTCACACCGCTTTGCGATTACAGGGCATCGTAATAAACGGCAGAAAACCCGCAATACCTCTTCACTAGAATCTATTGAAGGAGTGGGGCCTAAAAGACGTAAGGCATTATTGCAACATTTAGGCGGTTTACAGGAAGTTAAGGGGGCGAGCGTAGCAGAATTGGGAAAAGTACCTGGTATCAGCTTAGAAATGGCACAAACAATACATGATGCATTGCGAGGGTAG
- the uvrY gene encoding UvrY/SirA/GacA family response regulator transcription factor, with the protein MISVYLVDDHELVRTGIRRILEDERGIKVVGEAGDGETAVQWCRKNEADVILMDMNMPGIGGLEATRKILRFQAHAKIIVLTIHTEDPFPTKVMQAGASGYLTKGATSPEVMQAIRQVAHGQRYLSPEIAQQMALSQFNQSEDNPFKTLSERELQIMLMITNGEKVSDISEQLNLSPKTVNSYRYRLFAKLGIGGDVELTRLAIRYKMLDTGQF; encoded by the coding sequence TTGATATCAGTATATTTGGTCGATGACCATGAGCTCGTACGCACCGGTATTCGACGGATTTTAGAAGACGAACGTGGAATTAAAGTCGTAGGTGAGGCCGGTGACGGAGAGACCGCGGTTCAATGGTGTCGTAAAAACGAAGCTGATGTCATTTTAATGGACATGAATATGCCGGGTATTGGGGGCTTAGAAGCCACTCGTAAAATACTCAGATTTCAAGCGCATGCTAAAATTATCGTACTGACGATACATACTGAAGATCCTTTTCCCACTAAAGTGATGCAAGCAGGAGCGTCTGGTTATCTAACCAAAGGGGCTACCTCGCCGGAAGTGATGCAAGCTATTCGACAAGTGGCACATGGACAGCGTTACTTATCGCCAGAAATTGCTCAGCAAATGGCGCTGAGTCAATTTAATCAGTCGGAAGACAATCCATTTAAAACCCTTTCTGAAAGAGAACTGCAGATCATGTTGATGATCACCAATGGTGAAAAAGTCAGTGATATTTCAGAGCAACTCAACTTGAGTCCCAAAACGGTTAACAGTTATCGCTATCGTTTGTTCGCAAAATTAGGTATTGGTGGTGATGTTGAACTCACTCGATTAGCCATACGCTATAAAATGCTCGATACTGGCCAGTTCTAA
- a CDS encoding S16 family serine protease, whose translation MNSNIIPTAALKPQFTLPADLVNESSPEMRLIGQSRVRDAFKLLGRTHDQHMYLADFSGCNRKYIINALVHTEGVFPNKRLILQDNTTAWLEAEVTSNDTVIATKQTQYQYLSGTIKKHDLVGRYDENTKQYKAGALANCHYLFVCADSIWKREALWELLLEILDKKEYQVHSSLPALSLNCKIILIGSSNQYGHCWLGEPSFSNHFPLLGELINEVDLNEVSLVEYDQWLNCILNDLNLTLDQQARLALFEYSARLADHQQRLSLMSINIEQLLVQASAYAHTRHIDIKAFQHSIDMFNQRHNASEKLSEQNFDDLFISLPTQDEMIGQINGLTVIENAEYSYGEPARITASVHYGDGEVADIERKSELGGNIHAKGMMILSSCLYRIFGKDAPLHLNANIVFEQSYQEIDGDSASLAEYCSLISAISEKPIKQSLAATGAIDQFGNVQAIGGVNEKIEGFFKLCQRRGLTGNQGVIIPCSNMQQLNLKQSVIDAVHQGLFTLYQVKHIDEAAEILMQTPAGTADKDNQFPDDSLYGLVQARLESLAGYQDEDKSFFVRLREKLSFSS comes from the coding sequence ATGAACTCAAACATTATTCCCACAGCTGCACTTAAACCGCAATTTACATTACCTGCGGATTTAGTTAATGAAAGTTCACCAGAGATGCGGCTAATCGGTCAATCGCGTGTGCGTGATGCATTCAAACTTTTAGGCCGCACTCACGACCAGCATATGTATTTAGCCGATTTTTCTGGCTGTAATCGTAAATACATCATCAATGCACTTGTTCATACAGAAGGCGTATTCCCAAATAAACGCCTTATACTACAAGACAACACTACCGCTTGGCTTGAGGCCGAAGTCACTTCTAATGACACCGTTATTGCGACCAAACAAACTCAATATCAATACCTTTCTGGTACGATCAAGAAGCATGATCTTGTTGGTCGTTATGATGAAAACACCAAGCAGTATAAAGCGGGGGCTCTTGCCAACTGTCATTACCTATTTGTGTGTGCTGATTCTATCTGGAAACGTGAAGCGCTATGGGAGTTGCTGCTTGAGATCCTCGATAAGAAAGAGTACCAGGTGCATTCGAGCCTTCCTGCCCTTTCTTTAAACTGCAAAATCATCCTCATTGGTTCTAGTAACCAATATGGTCACTGCTGGTTAGGTGAACCTAGTTTTTCAAATCATTTCCCTCTTTTGGGGGAGCTCATCAACGAAGTTGACTTAAATGAAGTCAGCCTGGTTGAATACGACCAATGGTTAAACTGCATTTTAAACGATCTTAATCTGACTTTAGATCAACAAGCAAGATTGGCATTGTTTGAATACAGCGCCAGACTTGCCGATCATCAACAACGATTAAGTTTGATGTCTATCAACATTGAGCAGTTATTAGTTCAAGCTAGCGCATACGCGCATACACGACATATCGATATCAAGGCATTCCAACATAGTATCGATATGTTTAATCAACGTCACAACGCCTCAGAGAAGCTTTCAGAGCAGAACTTTGACGATCTATTTATCAGTCTCCCCACCCAAGATGAAATGATTGGCCAAATAAATGGGTTAACCGTCATAGAAAATGCTGAATACAGTTATGGAGAACCCGCAAGGATTACCGCGTCAGTGCATTATGGTGATGGAGAAGTCGCCGATATTGAGCGAAAATCAGAACTCGGCGGTAACATTCATGCTAAAGGAATGATGATATTGTCTTCCTGCTTGTATCGTATTTTTGGTAAAGATGCACCTTTACATCTCAATGCCAATATTGTGTTCGAACAATCTTATCAAGAGATCGATGGCGACAGTGCCTCTCTTGCAGAGTATTGCAGCTTAATCTCCGCAATTTCAGAAAAGCCGATAAAACAAAGCCTGGCAGCAACCGGTGCGATTGATCAATTCGGTAATGTACAAGCTATTGGCGGTGTTAACGAAAAAATTGAAGGTTTTTTTAAGCTGTGTCAACGCCGTGGTTTAACAGGTAATCAAGGTGTCATTATTCCTTGCTCTAATATGCAGCAATTGAACCTCAAGCAATCTGTTATTGATGCCGTTCATCAAGGGCTCTTTACGCTGTATCAAGTTAAACACATTGATGAAGCCGCTGAAATTTTAATGCAGACCCCGGCCGGTACCGCAGACAAAGACAACCAGTTTCCTGATGACTCACTTTATGGCTTAGTGCAGGCTAGATTAGAAAGTTTGGCAGGTTATCAAGACGAAGATAAGTCTTTTTTTGTGAGGCTTCGCGAAAAATTATCATTTTCTAGCTGA
- the fabA gene encoding bifunctional 3-hydroxydecanoyl-ACP dehydratase/trans-2-decenoyl-ACP isomerase, whose amino-acid sequence MSNANSFTKEDLVACGLGTLLGPNSPKLPKDNMLMIDRVLKINADGGEFGKGEIVAELDINPDLWFFDCHFASDPVMPGCLGLDAMWQLVGFFLGWEGAEGKGRALGVGEVKFTGQVLPDAKKVTYKLTIKRKVYRKLVMGIADATMEVDGREIYSAKDLKVGIFTDTSSF is encoded by the coding sequence ATGAGTAACGCAAACAGTTTTACAAAAGAAGACCTAGTCGCCTGTGGACTTGGTACCCTTTTAGGACCTAACTCTCCTAAATTACCGAAAGACAATATGTTGATGATCGACCGCGTGCTTAAAATTAATGCAGATGGCGGTGAATTCGGTAAAGGTGAAATTGTAGCTGAGCTAGATATTAATCCTGACCTTTGGTTTTTCGACTGTCATTTTGCATCAGATCCGGTTATGCCGGGTTGCCTAGGCTTAGATGCTATGTGGCAGCTTGTTGGCTTTTTCCTTGGTTGGGAAGGCGCGGAAGGTAAAGGCCGTGCATTGGGCGTAGGTGAAGTGAAGTTCACTGGTCAAGTGCTACCAGATGCTAAAAAAGTGACCTATAAACTAACGATTAAACGTAAAGTGTACCGCAAGTTAGTGATGGGCATTGCAGATGCCACCATGGAAGTGGATGGTCGTGAAATTTACAGCGCAAAAGATTTAAAAGTCGGTATTTTTACTGACACCTCAAGCTTCTAA
- the rmf gene encoding ribosome modulation factor, with product MKRQKRDRLDRAFSKGFQAGVGGRSKEICPYSTLDSKSQWLGGWREGIDDRLSGLFNK from the coding sequence ATGAAGAGACAAAAAAGAGATCGATTAGACAGAGCTTTTTCGAAAGGTTTTCAGGCTGGAGTTGGGGGCCGTTCTAAAGAGATTTGTCCATATTCGACACTCGACTCAAAATCACAATGGCTTGGTGGTTGGCGAGAAGGTATTGATGATAGGTTAAGCGGTTTGTTTAATAAGTAA